A DNA window from Hevea brasiliensis isolate MT/VB/25A 57/8 chromosome 2, ASM3005281v1, whole genome shotgun sequence contains the following coding sequences:
- the LOC110636766 gene encoding NAC domain-containing protein 91 has product MAVLSFSSLPLGFRFRPTDEELVNFYLRLKINGNDEEVKVIRELDVCKWEPWDLPDLSMIKTNDQEWFFFCPLDRKYPSGHRLNRATSKGYWKATGKDRKIKSGNNLIGMKKTLVFYTGRAPRGTRTHWVIHEYRAVEDDLDGTKPGQSPFVICRLFKKQDDSVEGLNSEEPEATISSPTVAKSFPEVAESELALPQPSPVNTPASNILPSNECFNAFQSGGQTVDVTTPEEDSQLKEYLNWFVQPPDTVYDKLFSPLHAQVQAEVGFPYYSIANDWSNCNSGVQSHHGTNEIDSAYVTNFLDDVLPQYSCKESGSFKNFAFDEFPESYGGLDAKVNQALLEEELQGTVYPEEDIDKKLPLVVETIQEDRLLTFDHGVESYRRQSFTSISGAEQLTSFKEISDHRNQIGSSESVGTGIRIRARSPQNVPNLWNSATQGLATRRLRLQCKLQELKAMEKDTFVGGCSCSTKDEHEHQTRSLSESNEVGVSEELMGYQGPNVSLRSHTSMHQKVPSMLKASSAHCSIWSIAVFGVVVLVILPLISVSKWRCLIFETA; this is encoded by the exons ATGGCAGTGTTGTCGTTTAGCTCGCTGCCTTTAGGGTTCAGATTCAGGCCAACGGACGAGGAATTGGTGAATTTCTACTTGAGATTGAAGATTAATGGAAATGATGAAGAGGTCAAAGTCATTCGAGAACTCGATGTTTGTAAATGGGAGCCCTGGGATTTGCctg ATTTATCGATGATAAAGACGAATGATCAAGAGTGGTTCTTTTTCTGTCCGCTTGATCGCAAGTATCCGAGTGGGCACAGATTGAACAGGGCAACAAGTAAAGGATACTGGAAGGCAACTGGAAAGGATCGCAAAATAAAGTCTGGAAACAACTTGATTGGTATGAAGAAAACTCTCGTCTTCTACACTGGACGCGCTCCTCGTGGTACCAGAACCCACTGGGTCATCCATGAGTATCGTGCCGTGGAGGACGACCTTGACGGCACTAAACCTGGCCAG AGCCCCTTTGTCATTTGTCGTTTATTTAAGAAACAAGATGACAGCGTCGAAGGTTTGAACTCGGAAGAACCAGAAGCTACTATTTCTTCTCCTACCGTGGCCAAATCCTTTCCGGAAGTCGCAGAATCTGAGCTAGCATTGCCACAACCATCTCCAGTAAATACACCAGCCTCCAACATTCTACCATCTAATGAATGCTTTAATGCCTTTCAATCTGGAGGTCAAACAGTAGATGTAACGACTCCTGAG GAGGATAGTCAGCTGAAAGAATACTTGAATTGGTTTGTCCAACCACCTGATACTGTATATGACAAGCTCTTTTCCCCTCTGCATGCACAAGTACAAGCAGAAGTGGGTTTTCCGTATTATTCCATTGCCAATGACTGGAGCAACTGTAACAGTGGGGTGCAATCTCATCATGGCACAAATGAAATAGATTCTGCATATGTGACTAATTTCCTGGATGACGTCCTTCCACAGTACTCTTGTAAGGAGTCTGGCAGCTTTAAGAATTTTGCTTTTGATGAGTTCCCTGAATCTTATGGTGGATTAGATGCCAAAGTGAACCAAGCTTTG CTTGAAGAAGAGTTGCAGGGTACTGTATACCCTGAGGAGGATATTGACAAAAAGCTGCCTTTAGTTGTAGAAACAATCCAAGAAGATAGATTGTTAACTTTTGACCATGGTGTTGAATCCTACAGAAGGCAAAGTTTTACATCAATTTCTGGTGCAGAACAATTAACTAGTTTCAAGGAAATAAGCGACCATAGGAATCAAATTGGCAGCAGTGAGAGTGTTGGAACTGGAATCAGGATTAGGGCTCGGAGTCCTCAAAATGTACCAAATCTCTGGAACTCTGCCACGCAGGGCCTTGCAACAAGAAGATTACGTCTGCAATGTAAATTACAG GAGTTGAAAGCCATGGAAAAGGATACTTTTGTAGGTGGTTGTAGTTGTAGTACCAAGGATGAACATGAACACCAGACACGTTCCCTTTCTGAAAGCAATGAAGTCGGAGTCTCTGAAGAACTAATGGGTTACCAAGGACCCAATGTGAGTCTGAGGAGCCATACTTCAATGCACCAAAAGGTTCCATCCATGTTAAAGGCCTCTTCTGCCCATTGCTCTATTTGGTCAATTGCTGTGTTTGGAGTAGTTGTCTTGGTAATTTTGCCACTGATCTCAGTGAGCAAATGGCGTTGCCTTATTTTTGAAACTGCATAG